One window from the genome of Musa acuminata AAA Group cultivar baxijiao chromosome BXJ1-4, Cavendish_Baxijiao_AAA, whole genome shotgun sequence encodes:
- the LOC103982571 gene encoding ADP-ribosylation factor, with product MGQAFRKLFDTFFGNKEMRVVMLGLDAAGKTTILYKLHIGEVLSTVPTIGFNVEKVQYKNVIFTVWDVGGQEKLRPLWRHYFNNTDGLIYVVDSLDRERIGKAKAEFQAIINDPFMLNSVILIFANKQDMRGAMTPMEVCEGLGLYGVRNRVWHIQGTCALRGEGLYEGLDWLASTLNELQTSRRSTSVGSSSF from the exons ATGGGGCAGGCGTTCCGGAAGCTCTTCGATACCTTCTTCGGCAACAAGGAGATGAGG GTTGTGATGCTTGGACTGGATGCAGCAGGTAAAACTACAATTTTGTACAAGTTGCACATTGGAGAGGTCTTGTCAACGGTCCCAACAATTG GTTTTAATGTAGAAAAAGTTCAGTATAAGAATGTGATATTTACAGTCTGGGATGTTGGTGGGCAAGAGAAATTGAGGCCTTTGTGGAGGCATTACTTTAACAATACAGATGGTCTG ATCTATGTAGTTGATTCGTTGGACAGAGAAAGAATTGGGAAAGCTAAAGCAGAGTTTCAG GCCATCATCAATGACCCGTTCATGCTTAACAGTGTCATTTTGATATTTGCAAACAAACAGGATATG AGAGGTGCAATGACCCCAATGGAGGTATGTGAGGGTCTTGGTCTCTATGGCGTGAGGAATCGGGTGTGGCACATTCAAGGAACTTGTGCTCTCCGAGGTGAGGGTCTCTATGAAGGTCTGGACTGGCTCGCCAGTACTCTTAATGAACTACAAACTTCAAGACGCTCAACCTCAGTTGGCAGTTCATCGTTTTGA
- the LOC135671194 gene encoding probable WRKY transcription factor 14 has protein sequence MCDYFWHRMENDSGELADIVRAGGRSGPSNTEFEPVAAEWRLPSHPPVFFPTRAEIPTNAFGDPFVNLRDPLLDQFTGVEFFDGAEAMVAPASTAAPAGCCSRHVAPKLLLTGEQEMKGPCNVFSRALHQISPGGSMSSKPSLLPPRLVRPSPASSGSIAGPADHGGGVQQISSPRPPVIKRRKNQAKKVVCIPAPPAAAAGAAAGNRLSGEVVPSDLWAWRKYGQKPIKGSPYPRGYYRCSSSKGCSARKQVERSRTDPNMLVITYTSDHNHPWPTQRNALAGSTRSQPSKNGPRNNLKEEPNKETTSSSGHLVKEEEIGEMEKTIEQVGDTLGFDPMIHPSYKSDQPDDLFADLAELEGDPMSLIFSGGFMESKPDEEKGVGASDAFDMFDWAGGSS, from the exons ATGTGTGACTACTTCTGGCACAGGATGGAGAACGACTCCGGTGAGCTCGCCGACATAGTGCGAGCTGGAGGCCGAAGCGGCCCATCGAACACCGAATTCGAGCCGGTCGCTGCCGAGTGGCGGCTTCCTTCCCACCCGCCGGTGTTCTTTCCTACGAGGGCTGAGATCCCTACCAACGCCTTCGGGGATCCGTTCGTCAACCTGCGCGACCCTCTGCTGGATCAATTCACGGGCGTGGAGTTCTTCGATGGCGCAGAAGCGATGGTGGCGCCGGCCAGTACGGCCGCCCCAGCGGGCTGCTGCAGCCGTCATGTAGCTCCAAAGCTGCTGCTAACGGGCGAGCAGGAGATGAAGGGGCCTTGTAATGTCTTCTCGAGGGCTCTTCATCAGATCTCGCCTGGTGGCAGCATGAGCAGCAAGCCTTCCCTGCTTCCACCGAGGCTGGTCAGGCCATCTCCCGCGAGCAGCGGCTCCATAGCCGgcccagcggatcatggtggtggAGTGCAGCAGATCTCCTCCCCTCGGCCTCCAGTGATCAAACGAAG AAAAAACCAGGCGAAGAAAGTGGTGTGCATTCCTGCACCGCCGGCGGCAGCGGCGGGGGCTGCGGCTGGCAACAGGCTGAGCGGTGAGGTGGTTCCATCTGATCTCTGGGCTTGGAGGAAGTATGGCCAGAAACCGATCAAGGGTTCTCCTTATCCAAG GGGGTATTACAGGTGTAGCAGCTCCAAGGGATGCTCGGCGAGGAAGCAAGTAGAGCGCAGCCGAACGGATCCCAATATGTTGGTCATCACCTACACGTCCGACCACAACCACCCATGGCCGACGCAGCGTAATGCGCTTGCAGGATCCACGAGATCCCAACCGTCCAAGAACGGCCCCAGGAACAATCTCAAGGAGGAGCCTAATAAGGAGACCACCAGCTCGAGTGGTCATCTGGTAAAAGAGGAGGAGATTGGTGAGATGGAGAAGACGATCGAACAAGTTGGAGACACCCTCGGATTCGACCCAATGATCCACCCAAGTTACAAGTCGGACCAGCCCGATGACCTGTTCGCGGATTTGGCGGAGTTGGAAGGCGACCCGATGAGCCTCATCTTCTCCGGAGGATTCATGGAATCAAAGCCGGATGAGGAGAAGGGAGTCGGTGCCTCGGATGCGTTCGACATGTTTGACTGGGCAGGAGGGAGCTCATGA
- the LOC135671203 gene encoding uncharacterized protein LOC135671203, with translation MQARWFASIGRHLLSSSRPAFAPAPFPYRCLRSVALPVDPSIRKTVISDFISAALRDRPPVLGFHTPSRLLPATQSRFYAVKDRSRAPRTPVTSKVKKYKIKSYSSFKFRFRTMNNGQIRRWKAGKRHNAHLKSKEAKRRLRRPGIVHAAYAKVMKKLNFCA, from the exons ATGCAGGCGCGATGGTTCGCCAGCATCGGTCGACATTTGCTCTCCTCTTCCCGGCCTGCCTTCGCTCCTGCTCCCTTCCCGTATCGATGCCTCCGATCAGTGGCGTTACCCGTAGATCCTTCCATTCGCAAGACCGTTATCAGTGACTTCATTTCCGCAGCTCTCCGCGACCGGCCGCCGGTTTTAGGGTTTCACACTCCCTCTCGTCTTCTTCCG GCGACGCAGTCACGTTTTTATGCGGTGAAGGATAGATCGAGGGCGCCGCGCACGCCAGTTACTTCTAAAGTGAAGAAATATAAGATCAAATCTTACTC ATCTTTTAAATTCCGATTTAGGACCATGAACAATGGACAAATACGGAGATGGAAAGCTGGAAAGCGGCATAATGCACACTTGAAG TCTAAGGAGGCGAAACGGAGACTAAGGAGGCCTGGAATTGTGCATGCAGcatatgcaaaggttatgaagaaGTTGAACTTTTGTGCCTAG
- the LOC103982569 gene encoding phosphoacetylglucosamine mutase isoform X2 has protein sequence MAEEKQRSLLLDSASRFPLPHGARFSYGTAGFRSEGSILASTVYRAGVLAALRSLKTGFAVGLMITASHNPVSDNGVKIADPDGGMMVQRWEPFADALANAPDSEHLLHLVVRFVEEENIPFGGVQSAEVLLGRDTRPSGEALLEAAKHGINAIIGAVAIDMGVLTTPQLHWMVRSRNKGMVASESDYLAQLSKSFRCLMDLVPRERIADSSDTELVVDGANGVGGDKLEQLKKMVTGLDISVKNTGKKGEGMLNESCGADYVQKEKVVPSGFGPDDVGVRCASLDGDADRLVYFLIPSASSKNIDLIDGDKILSLFAVFIKEQLDVLYKGSDSNNKPPVRLGIVQTAYANGASTAYLKRLGLEVVFTPTGVKYLHKKAAEYDIGIYFEANGHGTVLFSENFLSGLECRSNELASASSGSEQHKAALRLLAVSQLINQAVGDALSGLLLVEAVLQYMGWSIKRWNELYQDLPSRQLKVKVADRNAVVTANAETQVVKPSGLQELIDAESGKHPHGRCFIRPSGTEDIIRVYAEASTQEAADSLARSIVQLVDRVLGSSNSHQ, from the exons ATGGCAGAGGAGAAGCAGCGATCGCTCCTTCTCGACTCCGCCTCCCGATTCCCTCTACCTCATG GGGCGCGTTTCTCGTACGGAACCGCCGGATTCCGATCGGAGGGATCCATCCTGGCGTCGACGGTGTACCGTGCGGGGGTCCTGGCGGCCCTGAGGTCGCTCAAGACTGGATTCGCCGTCGGGTTGATGATCACCGCCTCCCACAACCCCGTGTCCGACAATGGCGTCAAGATCGCTGATCCCGACGGCGGAATGATGGTACAGCGGTGGGAGCCGTTTGCCGACGCCCTCGCTAATGCCCCCGACTCCGAGCACCTCCTCCAT TTGGTGGTTCGATTTGTGGAGGAAGAAAATATACCATTTGGAGGAGTGCAGTCTGCGGAGGTGTTGTTAGGAAGAGACACCAGACCGAGTGGAGAAGCTCTTCTTGAAGCTGCAAAGCAT GGAATCAATGCTATAATTGGTGCGGTTGCAATCGACATGGGAGTCTTGACAACCCCACAACTACACTGGATGGTTAGAAGCAGGAACAAGGGCATGGTGGCATCGGAATCTGACTACTTGGCTCAACTATCAAAATCTTTCAG GTGCCTGATGGACCTGGTTCCCAGAGAAAGGATTGCCGATTCATCGGATACGGAACTCGTAGTTGATGGAGCCAATGGTGTTGGTGGAGACAAGCTTGAACAGCTCAAGAAAATGGTGACAGGGTTGGATATTTCCGTGAAAAATACAGGTAAGAAAGGAGAAGGGATGCTTAATGAAAGCTGTGGTGCTGATTATGTGCAGAAGGAGAAGGTTGTTCCGTCCGGCTTTGGGCCTGACGACGTAGGAGTAAG GTGTGCAAGTCTGGACGGTGATGCTGATCGGCTTGTGTATTTCCTCATTCCGTCTGCAAGCAGCAAGAACATTGACCTAATTGACGGAGACAAGATATTGTCCCTCTTTGCAGTTTTTATCAAGGAACAATTGGATGTCCTCTACAAGGGCAGTGATTCAAATAACAAACCGCCTGTAAGGCTTGGCATCGTGCAGACGGCATATGCAAATGGAGCATCAACAGCGTACCTCAAGCGGCTAGGCCTAGAGGTTGTGTTTACTCCCACTGGAGTAAAATATCTGCACAAGAAAGCTGCAGAGTATGACATTGGGATATACTTCGAGGCAAATGGACATGGAACCGTACTGTTCTCAGAAAATTTTCTCTCTGGTCTGGAGTGTAGGAGCAATGAACTTGCCTCTGCATCTTCAG GTTCCGAGCAACACAAAGCTGCTTTAAGATTGCTGGCGGTCAGTCAACTGATCAATCAAGCAGTAGGAGATGCTCTTAGTGGGTTGCTATTGGTGGAAGCTGTATTACAGTACATGGGATGGTCAATCAAAAGGTGGAATGAGCTTTACCAAGATCTGCCTAGCAGACAGCTTAAG GTAAAAGTTGCGGACCGAAATGCTGTTGTTACAGCAAATGCAGAAACACAAGTTGTGAAGCCATCAGGTCTACAAGAGTTGATAGATGCGGAATCGG GGAAGCACCCTCACGGCCGATGTTTTATCCGCCCATCCGGTACAGAGGACATAATTCGTGTGTACGCCGAGGCATCCACGCAGGAAGCAGCTGACAGTCTTGCCCGATCCATAGTGCAACTTGTCGATCGTGTTCTTGGATCCAGCAATTCTCATCAGTAG
- the LOC135671185 gene encoding phosphoribulokinase, chloroplastic-like: MATCAVYTTPSLHSCSITSPAKTSLGFHQRQVIFFTSRRITKRGGRSTSEVTCSAEAKTVVIGLAADSGCGKSTFMRRLTSVFGGAAEPPKGGNPDSNTLISDTTTVICLDDYHSLDRTGRKEKGVTALDPRANNFDLMYEQVKALKDGVAVDKPIYNHVTGLLDPPELIRPPKILVIEGLHPMFDPRVRELLDFSIYLDISDEVKFAWKIQRDMAERGHSLESIKASIEARKPDFDAYIDPQKQHADAVVEVLPTQLIPDDNEGKVLRVRLIMKEGLKHFSPVYLFDEGSTISWIPCGRKLTCSYPGIKFAYAPDTYYSNEVSVLEMDGQFDRLDELIYVESHLSNLSTKFYGEVTQQMLKHSDFPGSNNGTGLFQTIVGLKIRDLYEQIVAERAAAVAEAAKV; this comes from the exons GTCTATACCACTCCATCCCTCCACTCATGTTCTATCACCAGCCCAGCAAAGACTTCATTGGGCTTCCACCAAAGGCAGGTCATCTTCTTCACTAGCAGGAGAATTACCAAGAGAGGAGGGAGGAGTACCTCAGAGGTCACGTGCTCTGCTGAGGCTAAGACGGTGGTGATAGGGCTGGCAGCAGACTCGGGCTGTGGGAAGAGCACCTTCATGAGGAGGCTGACGAGTGTGTTCGGAGGTGCAGCTGAGCCACCCAAGGGAGGAAACCCAGACTCCAACACGTTGATCAGTGACACCACCACTGTCATATGCCTGGATGACTACCACTCCTTGGACAGAACcgggaggaaggagaagggtgTCACTGCTCTGGACCCGAGGGCCAACAACTTCGACCTCATGTATGAGCAGGTGAAGGCTCTCAAGGATGGAGTTGCCGTTGACAAGCCCATCTACAACCATGTCACCGGCTTGTTGGACCCCCCTGAGCTCATCCGGCCACCCAAGATTCTGGTCATCGAAGGTCTGCACCCCAT GTTTGATCCCCGTGTGAGGGAACTGTTGGACTTCAGCATCTACTTGGACATCAGCGATGAGGTCAAATTCGCATGGAAGATTCAG AGAGACATGGCGGAACGTGGGCACAGTCTCGAGAGCATCAAAGCCAGCATCGAAGCTCGAAAGCCCGACTTCGATGCATACATCG ACCCGCAGAAGCAGCACGCCGATGCCGTCGTCGAGGTTCTCCCGACGCAGTTGATTCCCGACGACAACGAAGGCAAGGTGTTGCGTGTGAGGTTGATCATGAAGGAAGGGTTGAAGCACTTCAGCCCGGTCTACCTGTTCGACGAAGGCTCCACCATCTCTTGGATCCCATGCGGGAGGAAGCTCACCTGCTCGTACCCTGGCATCAAGTTCGCTTACGCCCCGGACACCTACTACTCCAATGAG GTCTCGGTGTTGGAGATGGACGGACAATTCGACAGGTTAGATGAGCTGATCTATGTGGAGAGCCATTTGAGCAACCTCTCCACCAAGTTCTATGGGGAGGTGACGCAGCAGATGCTGAAGCACTCCGACTTCCCCGGCAGCAACAACGGGACCGGTCTGTTTCAGACGATCGTCGGGTTGAAGATCAGGGATTTATACGAGCAGATTGTTGCCGAGAGGGCAGCTGCTGTTGCTGAGGCAGCCAAAGTCTGA
- the LOC135672225 gene encoding late embryogenesis abundant protein At5g17165-like: protein MSIFSCELVLFYWAPNYVGAEEAAAGANGRALASGFGKRFVNQIWAARDPAERVAAVASLPSLSYSERRVHVSSSYDKNVEELEEARVPDHVIDAKSDKYWGPHPTTGVFGPADESGASVNGGGKAATAPVSGPSALDQTVWFRPLEDVDKPPNA, encoded by the exons ATGTCTATTTTCTCATGTGAACTTGTTCTCTTCTACTGGGCCCCCAACTACGTAGGTGCTGAGGAGGCTGCCGCTGGTG CCAATGGTCGTGCGCTCGCTTCAGGCTTCGGGAAGCGATTCGTCAACCAGATCTGGGCCGCACGAGATCCCGCGGAGCGCGTCGCCGCCGTCGCCTCGCTGCCATCGCTTTCTTACAG CGAGAGGAGAGTGCACGTATCGtcgtcgtacgataagaacgtggAGGAGCTGGAGGAGGCGCGCGTGCCGGACCATGTGATCGACGCCAAGTCCGACAAGTACTGGGGACCCCACCCCACCACCGGCGTCTTCGGCCCCGCCGACGAGAGCGGCGCCTCCGTTAACGGCGGCGGAAAGGCAGCGACTGCCCCTGTAAGCGGCCCGTCCGCCCTGGACCAAACCGTGTGGTTTCGTCCCCTAGAGGACGTCGACAAGCCACCCAACGCCTGA
- the LOC135671220 gene encoding uncharacterized protein LOC135671220 — translation MDFHCLPRRELQALCKKNRIPANMTNVAMADALQSLFAVGGMESIEEALQNQSPKNVQASSAYLPRSSRRISARRAAASTASDDPKEQPASPLPRARRVTAMDSETGRLFSEEVDRDEEQKEGMMEITPMAKPSTKKQPRGTTTARYTRRRATKKEDGEAAEEGLIEAAKTPAPRNGRRTIARKEAESPAVVDEGTEDTVVSSRTTTRRARQSSKSIPVDVTATTLRRSSRARATVSVPDMESLAQDVEEQAEKGIEIKKSVDTEGDSMIPPCKKSSDMAAGNVTDLKEIQDKTVIDGDNCEQDCNPVVADCDLSQHHHSSEVKEDGAVPETDGVDDAKDGDSSIASCKKTSDLAEENATDLREGEGIQDNTLIGSENCEQDCRPVVVDIDLSQRRHSSEINEDGIVSETEGLDDVKDGDSLIASCNNTSDLATETEGIQDETIIDGENCERDCNLVVVDTDPSQHQQSPEVEEDGIVPETEGLNEVNESEIAAQQHDVETGVETMDLVDRDGAFLLLSDEKPSDLAAGNASHLCSMDSQEEILPSEICEQDCNVADDITNLVASLLLSDEKSSDLAAANASHLSSMDSQEKFEKESGGDREEILPSEICEQDCNVSVVDTDLPLHQLVADPKEPEGFNVESSPKMEGGCVGDQMANQADNTNLPLHQLAVEPKEPEGFNAELSPQKKGDREEEQMANQADRESSVLEGTPLISSLGNPDIAGDAADEQSQREEEETEDEMQTYSAPKNDEETSDGDETVAEVVSFSPPQQKPTSLHRSNTVDLPAESLPEVGDLIGDSEVSPDEVTVGVVEASKLSKVGDAEDSVGALMATAIIVEVEKSENQKESDADEEKKSFGQLTMTEIGCGEAKVESDAEKQSLPVVDLQNMSLRKLKLLYKEKKSNAKATNKVEGTRLALAELNENVL, via the exons atggatttCCACTGCTTGCCCAGGAGAGAGCTCCAAGCCCTCTGCAAGAAGAACCGCATCCCCGCCAACATGACCAACGTCGCCATGGCAGACGCCCTCCAGTCTCTTTTCGCC GTTGGTGGGATGGAGAGTATCGAGGAAGCGCTGCAGAATCAGTCCCCCAAGAATGTCCAGGCCAGCTCGGCCTACCTCCCCCGCTCCTCCCGCAGGATCTCAGCTCGCCGGGCGGCTGCGTCCACCGCCTCGGACGATCCCAAAGAGCAGCCGGCGAGCCCCCTGCCTCGGGCTCGTCGGGTGACCGCAATGGACTCCGAGACCGGGAGACTCTTCTCTGAAGAAGTTGATAGAGACGAGGAGCAGAAGGAAGGCATGATGGAGATCACACCCATGGCCAAGCCCAGCACAAAGAAGCAGCCTCGGGGCACCACAACAGCGAGGTACACCAGAAGAAGGGCGACCAAGAAAGAGGACGGCGAGGCGGCAGAGGAAGGTCTTATCGAAGCAGCCAAGACTCCGGCCCCTCGAAATGGCCGGAGAACGATAGCCAGGAAGGAAGCCGAATCCCCAGCTGTGGTGGACGAAGGAACAGAAGACACGGTCGTTTCATCAAGAACTACAACTCGCAGGGCGAGGCAGTCTTCAAAGTCGATCCCCGTGGATGTCACCGCTACAACCCTGAGGAGGAGTTCAAGGGCTAGGGCGACGGTTTCTGTACCTGACATGGAAAGTTTGGCTCAAGATGTAGAAGAACAAGCGGAAAAAG GCATCGAAATCAAGAAATCTGTGGACACGGAGGGCGACTCTATGATTCCTCCTTGCAAGAAGAGCTCGGATATGGCAGCGGGGAACGTCACTGATCTCAAAGAGATCCAAGACAAAACTGTGATTGATGGTGATAATTGTGAGCAAGATTGCAATCCGGTGGTCGCTGACTGCGATCTCTCTCAACACCATCACTCCTCGGAAGTTAAAGAAGATGGAGCCGTCCCAGAAACTGATGGAGTCGATGATGCGAAGGATGGCGACTCTTCGATTGCTTCTTGCAAGAAGACCTCGGATTTGGCAGAGGAGAACGCCACTGATCTCAGAGAGGGCGAGGGGATCCAAGACAACACTCTTATTGGTAGTGAAAATTGTGAGCAAGATTGCAGGCCGGTGGTCGTCGACATCGATCTTTCTCAACGCCGGCACTCCTCAGAAATCAATGAAGATGGAATTGTCTCAGAAACTGAAGGACTCGATGATGTAAAGGACGGCGATTCTTTGATTGCTTCTTGCAATAATACCTCAGATTTGGCAACGGAGACGGAAGGGATCCAAGACGAGACCATTATTGATGGTGAAAACTGCGAACGAGATTGCAATTTGGTGGTCGTTGACACCGATCCTTCACAACACCAGCAATCTCCGGAAGTCGAAGAAGATGGAATCGTCCCGGAAACTGAAGGACTCAATGAAGTGAATGAGTCGGAAATTGCAGCCCAACAACACGACGTGGAAACAG GAGTCGAAACTATGGATCTCGTGGATAGAGACGGCGCATTTTTGCTGCTTTCCGATGAGAAGCCATCAGATTTGGCAGCAGGGAATGCTTCTCATCTCTGTTCCATGGATTCACAAGAAGAGATTCTCCCTAGTGAAATTTGTGAACAAGATTGCAATGTGGCCGACGACATCACCAATCTTGTGGCATCTTTGCTGCTTTCTGATGAGAAGTCCTCAGATTTGGCAGCAGCGAATGCTTCTCATCTCTCTTCCATGGATTCACAAGAGAAGTTTGAGAAAGAGTCCGGTGGAGATCGAGAAGAGATTCTCCCTAGTGAAATTTGTGAACAAGATTGCAATGTGTCCGTCGTCGACACCGATCTTCCCCTGCATCAACTTGTCGCAGACCCTAAAGAACCTGAAGGATTCAACGTTGAATCATCGCCAAAGATGGAGGGAGGCTGCGTGGGAGACCAAATGGCCAACCAGGCAGACAACACCAATCTTCCCCTGCATCAACTTGCCGTAGAACCTAAAGAACCCGAAGGGTTCAATGCAGAATTATCACCACAGAAGAAGGGAGACCGTGAAGAAGAACAAATGGCCAACCAGGCCGACCGTGAGTCATCTGTGCTAGAAGGGACGCCGCTGATATCTTCGTTAGGGAACCCAGACATCGCCGGAGATGCTGCAGATGAGCAAAgtcagagagaggaggaagaaactgAGGATGAAATGCAAACTTATTCAGCACCAAAAAATGACGAGGAAACCAGCGATGGAGATGAGACTGTTGCTGAGGTTGTTTCCTTCTCCCCTCCTCAGCAGAAGCCGACAAGCTTGCATCGATCAAACACCGTCGACCTACCTGCTGAATCCTTACCCGAAGTTGGAGATCTAATTGGAGACAGTGAAGTTTCCCCGGATGAGGTAACAGTTGGGGTTGTGGAAGCTTCCAAGTTATCCAAGGTTGGAGACGCCGAGGACAGTGTCGGAGCTCTGATGGCTACTGCGATCATCGTGGAAGTGGAGAAAAGTGAGAACCAGAAAGAATCTGATgcagacgaggagaagaaaagttTTGGCCAGTTGACCATGACAGAGATCGGATGTGGGGAAGCGAAGGTGGAATCTGATGCAGAGAAACAGAGTCTGCCTGTCGTAGATTTGCAAAATATGAGCTTGAGAAAGCTGAAGCTGCTCTACAAGGAGAAGAAAAGCAATGCCAAAGCCACCAATAAG GTGGAAGGAACGAGACTGGCTCTCGCGGAGCTAAATGAGAACGTTCTGTAG
- the LOC103982569 gene encoding phosphoacetylglucosamine mutase isoform X1 codes for MAEEKQRSLLLDSASRFPLPHGARFSYGTAGFRSEGSILASTVYRAGVLAALRSLKTGFAVGLMITASHNPVSDNGVKIADPDGGMMVQRWEPFADALANAPDSEHLLHLVVRFVEEENIPFGGVQSAEVLLGRDTRPSGEALLEAAKHGINAIIGAVAIDMGVLTTPQLHWMVRSRNKGMVASESDYLAQLSKSFRCLMDLVPRERIADSSDTELVVDGANGVGGDKLEQLKKMVTGLDISVKNTGKKGEGMLNESCGADYVQKEKVVPSGFGPDDVGVRCASLDGDADRLVYFLIPSASSKNIDLIDGDKILSLFAVFIKEQLDVLYKGSDSNNKPPVRLGIVQTAYANGASTAYLKRLGLEVVFTPTGVKYLHKKAAEYDIGIYFEANGHGTVLFSENFLSGLECRSNELASASSVGSEQHKAALRLLAVSQLINQAVGDALSGLLLVEAVLQYMGWSIKRWNELYQDLPSRQLKVKVADRNAVVTANAETQVVKPSGLQELIDAESGKHPHGRCFIRPSGTEDIIRVYAEASTQEAADSLARSIVQLVDRVLGSSNSHQ; via the exons ATGGCAGAGGAGAAGCAGCGATCGCTCCTTCTCGACTCCGCCTCCCGATTCCCTCTACCTCATG GGGCGCGTTTCTCGTACGGAACCGCCGGATTCCGATCGGAGGGATCCATCCTGGCGTCGACGGTGTACCGTGCGGGGGTCCTGGCGGCCCTGAGGTCGCTCAAGACTGGATTCGCCGTCGGGTTGATGATCACCGCCTCCCACAACCCCGTGTCCGACAATGGCGTCAAGATCGCTGATCCCGACGGCGGAATGATGGTACAGCGGTGGGAGCCGTTTGCCGACGCCCTCGCTAATGCCCCCGACTCCGAGCACCTCCTCCAT TTGGTGGTTCGATTTGTGGAGGAAGAAAATATACCATTTGGAGGAGTGCAGTCTGCGGAGGTGTTGTTAGGAAGAGACACCAGACCGAGTGGAGAAGCTCTTCTTGAAGCTGCAAAGCAT GGAATCAATGCTATAATTGGTGCGGTTGCAATCGACATGGGAGTCTTGACAACCCCACAACTACACTGGATGGTTAGAAGCAGGAACAAGGGCATGGTGGCATCGGAATCTGACTACTTGGCTCAACTATCAAAATCTTTCAG GTGCCTGATGGACCTGGTTCCCAGAGAAAGGATTGCCGATTCATCGGATACGGAACTCGTAGTTGATGGAGCCAATGGTGTTGGTGGAGACAAGCTTGAACAGCTCAAGAAAATGGTGACAGGGTTGGATATTTCCGTGAAAAATACAGGTAAGAAAGGAGAAGGGATGCTTAATGAAAGCTGTGGTGCTGATTATGTGCAGAAGGAGAAGGTTGTTCCGTCCGGCTTTGGGCCTGACGACGTAGGAGTAAG GTGTGCAAGTCTGGACGGTGATGCTGATCGGCTTGTGTATTTCCTCATTCCGTCTGCAAGCAGCAAGAACATTGACCTAATTGACGGAGACAAGATATTGTCCCTCTTTGCAGTTTTTATCAAGGAACAATTGGATGTCCTCTACAAGGGCAGTGATTCAAATAACAAACCGCCTGTAAGGCTTGGCATCGTGCAGACGGCATATGCAAATGGAGCATCAACAGCGTACCTCAAGCGGCTAGGCCTAGAGGTTGTGTTTACTCCCACTGGAGTAAAATATCTGCACAAGAAAGCTGCAGAGTATGACATTGGGATATACTTCGAGGCAAATGGACATGGAACCGTACTGTTCTCAGAAAATTTTCTCTCTGGTCTGGAGTGTAGGAGCAATGAACTTGCCTCTGCATCTTCAG TAGGTTCCGAGCAACACAAAGCTGCTTTAAGATTGCTGGCGGTCAGTCAACTGATCAATCAAGCAGTAGGAGATGCTCTTAGTGGGTTGCTATTGGTGGAAGCTGTATTACAGTACATGGGATGGTCAATCAAAAGGTGGAATGAGCTTTACCAAGATCTGCCTAGCAGACAGCTTAAG GTAAAAGTTGCGGACCGAAATGCTGTTGTTACAGCAAATGCAGAAACACAAGTTGTGAAGCCATCAGGTCTACAAGAGTTGATAGATGCGGAATCGG GGAAGCACCCTCACGGCCGATGTTTTATCCGCCCATCCGGTACAGAGGACATAATTCGTGTGTACGCCGAGGCATCCACGCAGGAAGCAGCTGACAGTCTTGCCCGATCCATAGTGCAACTTGTCGATCGTGTTCTTGGATCCAGCAATTCTCATCAGTAG